The proteins below are encoded in one region of Ricinus communis isolate WT05 ecotype wild-type chromosome 6, ASM1957865v1, whole genome shotgun sequence:
- the LOC8276640 gene encoding DEAD-box ATP-dependent RNA helicase 57, translated as MEKGTSFLFAGITFNKKKFATDFSRFKEKKKCNDNAQTDDLRLLEAGKSEPDQVHVSVKKRKRKNVASSEKVEGFNVFKSSKSVALPSNQQNDQDEIDQPFRKNKELNKQIESDALLRKHFHIHVSGNNIPSPLQNFSELSSRYGCESYLLHNLVELGFKEPTPIQRQAIPVLLSGRECFACAPTGSGKTLAFVCPMLMKLKHSSKDGIRAVILCPTRELASQTTRECKKMAKGNKFRIKLMTKELVRTKDLSRLPCDILVSTPLRLQLAIRKKKVDLSRVEYLVLDESDKLFELGLLKQIDSVFKACSNPSVIRSLFSATLPESVEELARTIMHDAVRVIVGRKNAASETIKQKLVFTGSEEGKLIALRQSFAESLNPPVLIFVQNKERANELYEELKFDSIRVGVIHSDLLQTQREIAVDDFRAGNSWVLIATDVVARGMDFKGVNCVINYDFPNSAAAYIHRIGRSGRAGRTGEAITFYTENDVPVLRNIANVMTVSGCEVPSWIMALRKVKWRRHCPQRDSISTKPKDQDD; from the exons ATGGAGAAGGGAACTTCCTTTTTGTTTGCTGGCATCACTTTCAATAAGAAGAAGTTTGCCACCGATTTTTCCCGCTTCAAG gagaaaaaaaaatgtaatgaTAATGCTCAAACCGATGATTTGAGATTGCTCGAAGCTGGAAAATCAGAACCAGATCAAGTGCACGTCTCTGTTAAGAAGAGGAAGCGAAAAAATGTTGCGTCTTCAg AAAAGGTGGAGGGTTTTAATGTCTTTAAGAGTTCAAAGTCTGTAGCTTTACCAAGTAATCAACAGAATGATCAAGATGAAATAGATCAGCCTTTCAGAAAGAATAAGGAATTAAACAAGCAAATTGAg AGTGATGCTCTTCTAAGGAAGCACTTTCATATTCACGTGTCTGGGAATAATATCCCATCCCCACTTCAGAATTTTTCGGAGTTAAGTTCAAG ATATGGAtgtgagtcatatttattacACAATTTGGTAGAACTTGGATTTAAGGAGCCAACTCCAATCCAAAGGCAGGCTATTCCAGTCCTCCTATCT GGCCGAGAATGTTTTGCTTGTGCTCCAACGGGTTCTGGGAAAACCTTGGCTTTTGTGTGTCCAATGCTTATGAAACTTAAG CATTCGTCAAAGGATGGTATCAGAGCTGTTATCTTGTGTCCTACACGAGAATTAGCTTCTCAGACGACTAGAGAGTgcaaaaaaatggctaaaggaaataaatttcGTATTAAGTTAATGACCAAAGAACTTGTGAGAACTAAAGATCTTTCGAGGCTACCATGTGATATTCTTGTATCAACACCACTTCGGTTACAGTTAGCCATCCGCAAGAAAAAGGTGGACTTAAGCAG GGTTGAGTATCTTGTTCTGGATGAATCTGATAAGCTATTTGAGCTTGGCTTGTTAAAGCAGATTGATTCTGTATTCAAAGCATGCTCCAATCCTTCAGTAATACGTTCATTGTTCAGTGCTACTTTGCCTGAGTCTGTTGAGGAGCTTGCACGCACAATAATGCATGATGCTGTTAGAGTAATTGTTGGCAGGAA GAATGCTGCTTCTGAAACAATTAAGCAAAAGCTAGTTTTTACTGGAAGTGAAGAAGGGAAATTAATTGCACTTCGTCAAAGCTTTGCAGAG AGTCTGAACCCACCAGTATTGATTTTTGTTCAAAACAAGGAACGAGCAAATGAATTATACGAGGAACTGAAATTTGACAGTATTAGAGTTGGGGTTATCCATTCTGATTTGCTTCAAACTCAG CGTGAGATTGCTGTTGATGACTTCAGAGCTGGAAATTCATGGGTCTTGATTGCCACTGATGTTGTTGCCCGTGGTATGGATTTTAAAGGTGTCAATTGTGTGATAAATTACGACTTCCCAAATTCTGCTGCTGCATATATTCACAGGATTG GTCGATCTGGCAGAGCAGGGAGGACTGGAGAAGCTATTACTTTCTATACAGAAAATGATGTTCCAGTTTTGCGAAATATAGCCAATGTAATGACAGTTTCTGGCTGTGAGGTTCCATCTTGGATCATGGCTTTGCGTAAGGTGAAGTGGAGGAGGCACTGTCCACAAAGAGATTCAATTTCAACAAAACCAAAAGACCAGGATGATTAA
- the LOC8276639 gene encoding uncharacterized N-acetyltransferase ycf52 isoform X1: MEVGGVAVGVQMKSMERRWAVGKRCDYGKLNSRRRRKLPVYISANPSDISPLELRDLYSTCNHSCHRFPNLDHNGKVLEAVDLNKLRVALSHSSVLVSVFCNLEDLEPQEEALSLMGLGDFLRKVTPFPLLSPSNSQLVGFGRAVSDLGMTASIHDVMVIPSLRGMGIGKIIVNKIIRILTNRDIYDIAALCSANERVFFKACGFGDDVLGSTTMMYARSASTYPEEGDQMVKRAGRKLLLLPPLRKPYEPSKTIKT; this comes from the exons ATGGAGGTTGGTGGCGTAGCCGTGGGCGTGCAGATGAAGAGCATGGAAAGAAGATGGGCAGTTGGTAAAAGATGTGATTATGGAAAATTGAattcaagaagaagaagaaaattgcCTGTTTACATCTCCGCTAATCCATCTGACATCAGCCCCCTGGAGCTTAGAGACCTCTACTCCACCTGCAATCACTCGTGCCATCGATTTCCCAACCTCGACCATAATGGAAAAGTATTAGAAGCTGTTGATTTAAATAAGCTTCGCGTTGCCCTCTCTCATAGCTCTGTTCTCGTATCTGTCTTTTGCAATTTAGAGGACCTTGAACCCCAAGAAGAAGCTCTTTCTCTCATGGGTCTGGGAGATTTTCTGCGGAAAGTGACGCCTTTTCCTCTGCTCTCTCCTTCCAACTCCCAACTTGTCGGCTTTGGCCGTGCTGTTTCTGATCTTGGAATGACTGCTTCCATACACGATGTCATG GTTATTCCTTCATTACGGGGAATGGGAATTGGAAAGATAATTGTTAACAAAATCATAAG AATTCTTACAAACAGAGACATTTATGATATTGCTGCTCTTTGCTCTGCCAATGAGAG GGTATTCTTCAAAGCATGTGGTTTTGGAGATGATGTATTGGGTTCCACCACAATGATGTATGCAAGGAGTGCTTCAACTTATCCCGAAGAAGGTGACCAGATGGTTAAACGTGCAGGTCGAAAACTTTTACTACTTCCGCCACTAAGAAAGCCCTATGAACCGTCCAAGACTATCAAGACCTAG
- the LOC8276639 gene encoding uncharacterized protein LOC8276639 isoform X2, with the protein MEVGGVAVGVQMKSMERRWAVGKRCDYGKLNSRRRRKLPVYISANPSDISPLELRDLYSTCNHSCHRFPNLDHNGKVLEAVDLNKLRVALSHSSVLVSVFCNLEDLEPQEEALSLMGLGDFLRKVTPFPLLSPSNSQLVGFGRAVSDLGMTASIHDVMVIPSLRGMGIGKIIVNKIIRILTNRDIYDIAALCSANESNECIWRRDMDCIANASSSSSFPLSFGFHAETFFYSFTRKS; encoded by the exons ATGGAGGTTGGTGGCGTAGCCGTGGGCGTGCAGATGAAGAGCATGGAAAGAAGATGGGCAGTTGGTAAAAGATGTGATTATGGAAAATTGAattcaagaagaagaagaaaattgcCTGTTTACATCTCCGCTAATCCATCTGACATCAGCCCCCTGGAGCTTAGAGACCTCTACTCCACCTGCAATCACTCGTGCCATCGATTTCCCAACCTCGACCATAATGGAAAAGTATTAGAAGCTGTTGATTTAAATAAGCTTCGCGTTGCCCTCTCTCATAGCTCTGTTCTCGTATCTGTCTTTTGCAATTTAGAGGACCTTGAACCCCAAGAAGAAGCTCTTTCTCTCATGGGTCTGGGAGATTTTCTGCGGAAAGTGACGCCTTTTCCTCTGCTCTCTCCTTCCAACTCCCAACTTGTCGGCTTTGGCCGTGCTGTTTCTGATCTTGGAATGACTGCTTCCATACACGATGTCATG GTTATTCCTTCATTACGGGGAATGGGAATTGGAAAGATAATTGTTAACAAAATCATAAG AATTCTTACAAACAGAGACATTTATGATATTGCTGCTCTTTGCTCTGCCAATGAGAG TAATGAGTGCATCTGGAGAAGAGACATGGATTGCATTGCAaatgcttcttcttcttcttcttttcctctttcttttggttttcATGCAGAAACATTCTTCTATTCATTTACAAGAAAATCTTAA
- the LOC107261396 gene encoding uncharacterized protein LOC107261396: MAKIWVEVCLISARGLRHTSSLWKLQWFAVGWIDPNNKYCTKIDPSGNANPIWKTKFATLVDDSNFQDMALHVEVYSREPLFLRESLQGTATVALKEFLAKTPGKEEVGSYQLRRRSSSKPQGFVDISIHISEDKGDPSSYTGNEGQLKLMDHHHNIALSSEGVSGKTFPSELPLAPPRRPENQSSNFSYAHPMPYPTNYSSQSLVGPSYPPAAAGPSYNPPLTPPPPPPPSNVGYVPTFLPNSDYINMPSSLAPSGRGARPGLAMGVGAGALAAGAVIFGDDFMSGFDIPATLPDPSLTISTDPPF; encoded by the exons ATGGCCAAAATTTGGGTTGAAGTTTGCTTGATATCTGCTCGTGGGCTTCGACATACTTCCTCCCTTTGGAAGCTTCAGTGGTTTGCTGTTGGGTGGATCGATCCTAACAACAAGTATTGCACCAAGATCGATCCCTCTGGGAACGCCAATCCCATATGGAAGACCAAATTTGCTACTTTGGTTGATGATTCAAACTTTCAAGACATGGCATTACATGTTGAAGTATACAGCAGGGAGCCACTTTTCCTTAGAGAAAGTCTTCAAGGCACTGCAACTGTCGCCTTGAAAGAGTTCCTAGCAAAGACCCcaggaaaagaagaagttgggAGCTATCAACTGCGCAGAAGAAGTTCCAGTAAGCCGCAAGGGTTTGTAGATATTTCTATTCATATTTCAGAGGATAAGGGAGATCCAAGTTCTTACACAG GAAATGAGGGACAACTTAAGCTGATGGATCACCACCACAATATTGCATTATCTTCTGAAGGTGTGTCAGGGAAAACCTTTCCGTCAGAGCTGCCTCTTGCTCCGCCCAGACGCCCAGAAAATCAATCATCAAATTTTTCATATGCTCATCCCATGCCATATCCTACAAACTACTCCAGTCAATCCCTGGTCGGACCAAGTTATCCCCCAGCAGCAGCAGGACCCAGCTATAACCCACCGCTTACTCCTCCCCCACCACCACCGCCTTCTAATGTTGGTTATGTACCCACTTTTCTCCCAAATTCTGATTACATAAATATGCCCTCATCTCTGGCACCATCCGGTAGGGGTGCCAGACCTGGTTTAGCCATGGGTGTTGGTGCTGGTGCTCTGGCTGCGGGTGCTGTGATTTTTGGTGATGACTTCATGTCAGGATTTGATATTCCTGCAACCTTACCGGATCCTAGTCTTACAATATCAACAGATCCTCCTTTCTGA
- the LOC8276638 gene encoding 2-hydroxy-6-oxononadienedioate/2-hydroxy-6-oxononatrienedioate hydrolase isoform X1: MSGIVFHQLSHHSNLTDTLPRNSAQFSISYSKFHSSTFRFLPYASSSSSASVSSAEQWLDPKTPPQQRKKRIAGIDQDELLDPQHLADPDSCFCEFKGVHLHHKLYSADESQPHTHSTSLKIALPIILLHGFGASVFSWSRVMKRLAEVAASKVLAFDRPAFGLTSRLHSSSATTTLNPYSMAFSVLATLYFIDFLASDKAILIGHSAGSLVAVNSYFEAPERIAALILVAPAIIALSSGRNETGRDTQDKRKGSNSNMFSNQFIKLLEIVSKFTAKVTQAIMQMVKGMTDMLKSLYKKVLSTILCSALGVMLIRMLIDKFGIAAVKIAWYDSNQVTEHVLDGYTKPLRAKGWDKALAEFTAATLASSVSDSKPPLSRRLHEISCPVLIITGDNDRIVPAWNATRLSEAIPGSCLKVIKHCGHLPHEEKVEEFVSAVEKFLQKAFADSKGPSKEPSVPATS, encoded by the exons ATGAGCGGAATAGTGTTTCATCAGCTATCTCACCATTCCAATCTAACTGATACTCTACCCAGAAACAGTGCccaattttcaatttcttattctaaatttcactctagtacGTTTAGATTTCTTCCTTatgcttcctcttcttcttctgcatCTGTCAGCAGCGCTG AGCAGTGGTTGGACCCAAAAACACCGCCACAGCAACGAAAGAAGAGAATAGCTGGCATTGATCAAGATGAACTATTGGACCCTCAACATTTAGCAGATCCAGACAGCTGCTTTTGTGAGTTTAAAGGAGTACACTTGCACCACAAGCTCTACTCTGCAGATGAATCACAACCCCATACTCACTCTACTTCTCTCAAGATTGCCCTTCCtattatcttattacatgGCTTTGGAGCTTCTGTTTTCTCTTGGAGCCGAGTTATGAAGCGCCTTGCGGAGGTTGCAGCTTCCAAAGTTCTTGCATTTGACAGACCTGCCTTTGGATTAACATCCAGGCTTCATTCATCCTCTGCTACAACCACATTGAACCCATACTCCATGGCTTTCTCCGTGCTTGCTACCTTGTATTTCATTGATTTCTTGGCATCTGATAAGGCTATTCTAATCGG GCACTCTGCTGGTTCTCTTGTGGCTGTCAATTCATATTTTGAGGCTCCAGAAAGAATTGCAGCTCTAATTCTTGTTGCCCCAGCAATAATTGCTCTGAGCTCTGGAAGAAATGAAACAGGACGGGATACCCAGGATAAACGAAAAGGATCAAATTCAAATATGTTCAGTAATCAATTTATCAAGCTTTTGGAGATTGTATCAAAGTTTACAGCAAAAGTCACTCAGGCAATAATGCAAATGGTTAAGGGAATGACAGATATGCTCAAATCTTTGTATAAGAAAGTGCTGTCAACTATTTTGTGCTCTGCCCTTGGTGTAATGCTG ATAAGGAtgttaattgataaatttggTATAGCGGCAGTAAAAATTGCTTGGTACGATTCAAATCAAGTCACAGAACATGTTCTGGACGGTTACACAAAG CCTCTGAGAGCTAAGGGCTGGGACAAGGCTCTTGCAGAATTTACTGCAGCAACACTTGCAAGTTCTGTCTCTGATTCAAAGCCACCACTTTCAAGAAGACTTCATGAAATCTCATGTCCTg TTCTGATCATCACCGGTGACAATGATCGAATTGTTCCAGCTTGGAATGCTACGAGACTTTCAGAAGCAATACCTGGATCTTGCCTCAAAGTAATTAAGCATTGTGGCCATTTGCCCCATGAAGAGAAAGTTGAAGAGTTTGTTTCAGCTGTCGAGAAGTTTCTGCAAAAAGCTTTTGCTGATTCAAAGGGACCGTCAAAGGAGCCATCTGTTCCAGCAACCAGTTAA
- the LOC8276638 gene encoding 2-hydroxy-6-oxononadienedioate/2-hydroxy-6-oxononatrienedioate hydrolase isoform X2 translates to MLPLLLLHLSAALWLDPKTPPQQRKKRIAGIDQDELLDPQHLADPDSCFCEFKGVHLHHKLYSADESQPHTHSTSLKIALPIILLHGFGASVFSWSRVMKRLAEVAASKVLAFDRPAFGLTSRLHSSSATTTLNPYSMAFSVLATLYFIDFLASDKAILIGHSAGSLVAVNSYFEAPERIAALILVAPAIIALSSGRNETGRDTQDKRKGSNSNMFSNQFIKLLEIVSKFTAKVTQAIMQMVKGMTDMLKSLYKKVLSTILCSALGVMLIRMLIDKFGIAAVKIAWYDSNQVTEHVLDGYTKPLRAKGWDKALAEFTAATLASSVSDSKPPLSRRLHEISCPVLIITGDNDRIVPAWNATRLSEAIPGSCLKVIKHCGHLPHEEKVEEFVSAVEKFLQKAFADSKGPSKEPSVPATS, encoded by the exons atgcttcctcttcttcttctgcatCTGTCAGCAGCGCTG TGGTTGGACCCAAAAACACCGCCACAGCAACGAAAGAAGAGAATAGCTGGCATTGATCAAGATGAACTATTGGACCCTCAACATTTAGCAGATCCAGACAGCTGCTTTTGTGAGTTTAAAGGAGTACACTTGCACCACAAGCTCTACTCTGCAGATGAATCACAACCCCATACTCACTCTACTTCTCTCAAGATTGCCCTTCCtattatcttattacatgGCTTTGGAGCTTCTGTTTTCTCTTGGAGCCGAGTTATGAAGCGCCTTGCGGAGGTTGCAGCTTCCAAAGTTCTTGCATTTGACAGACCTGCCTTTGGATTAACATCCAGGCTTCATTCATCCTCTGCTACAACCACATTGAACCCATACTCCATGGCTTTCTCCGTGCTTGCTACCTTGTATTTCATTGATTTCTTGGCATCTGATAAGGCTATTCTAATCGG GCACTCTGCTGGTTCTCTTGTGGCTGTCAATTCATATTTTGAGGCTCCAGAAAGAATTGCAGCTCTAATTCTTGTTGCCCCAGCAATAATTGCTCTGAGCTCTGGAAGAAATGAAACAGGACGGGATACCCAGGATAAACGAAAAGGATCAAATTCAAATATGTTCAGTAATCAATTTATCAAGCTTTTGGAGATTGTATCAAAGTTTACAGCAAAAGTCACTCAGGCAATAATGCAAATGGTTAAGGGAATGACAGATATGCTCAAATCTTTGTATAAGAAAGTGCTGTCAACTATTTTGTGCTCTGCCCTTGGTGTAATGCTG ATAAGGAtgttaattgataaatttggTATAGCGGCAGTAAAAATTGCTTGGTACGATTCAAATCAAGTCACAGAACATGTTCTGGACGGTTACACAAAG CCTCTGAGAGCTAAGGGCTGGGACAAGGCTCTTGCAGAATTTACTGCAGCAACACTTGCAAGTTCTGTCTCTGATTCAAAGCCACCACTTTCAAGAAGACTTCATGAAATCTCATGTCCTg TTCTGATCATCACCGGTGACAATGATCGAATTGTTCCAGCTTGGAATGCTACGAGACTTTCAGAAGCAATACCTGGATCTTGCCTCAAAGTAATTAAGCATTGTGGCCATTTGCCCCATGAAGAGAAAGTTGAAGAGTTTGTTTCAGCTGTCGAGAAGTTTCTGCAAAAAGCTTTTGCTGATTCAAAGGGACCGTCAAAGGAGCCATCTGTTCCAGCAACCAGTTAA
- the LOC8276637 gene encoding quinone oxidoreductase-like protein 2 homolog isoform X2: MEALVCKRLGDPVEQNSPPIEITKNHPIPQLDSPTAVRVRVKATSLNYANYLQILGKYQEKPPLPFIPGSDYSGIVDAVAPNVSAFKVGDRVCSFASLGSFAQFIVADQSQLYPVPEGCDLVAAAALPVAFGTSHVALVHRAHLTSSQVLLVLGAAGGVGLSAVQIGKVCGAIIVAVVRGFEKVELLKSLGVDHVVDSSKENVIASVKDFLLSKKLKGVDVLYDPVGGKLTKDSLKLLNWGAQILVIGFASGEIPVIPANIALVKASLAFSAIRDRKAIGKVMIAFDGGRSMTSKL; this comes from the exons atggaagCTCTGGTCTGTAAGAGATTGGGGGATCCAGTGGAGCAAAATTCACCCCCAATTGAAATAACAAAAAACCATCCGATCCCGCAACTCGACTCCCCAACTGCTGTGAGAGTAAGAGTGAAAGCCACGAGCTTGAACTATGCCAATTACCTTCAGATATTGGGGAAATACCAAGAAAAGCCTCCTCTCCCTTTTATCCCTGGCTCTGATTACTCTGGTATTGTTGATGCCGTAGCTCCTAATGTCTCTGCTTTCAAAGTCGGCGACCGCGTCTGTTCCTTTGCCTCCCTCGGCTCCTTTGCTCAATTTATCGTTGCCGATCAATCCCAACT gtatccTGTGCCAGAAGGGTGTGATCTGGTGGCTGCTGCTGCACTCCCCGTTGCTTTTGGAACCTCCCATGTCGCTCTTGTTCACCGAGCTCACTTGACCTCTTCTCAAGTGTTGCTGGTTCTTGGTGCTGCTGGAGGTGTTGGCCTTTCTGCTGTTCAGATTGGCAAGGTTTGCGGTGCCATTATTGTTGCCGTTGTCAG GGGATTTGAAAAGGTAGAGCTTTTGAAGTCCTTGGGAGTTGATCATGTAGTTGATTCCAGCAAAGAAAATGTAATAGCAAGTGTCAAGGACTTTCTCTTGTCAAAAAAGCTTAAAGGCGTCGATGTTTTGTATGATCCTGTTGGAGGCAAGCTCACTAAAGATTCCTTGAAGCTTTTGAATTGGGGTGCTCAAATTTTGGTCATTGGTTTTGCCAGTGGGGAGATACCTGTCATCCCTGCTAATATTGCTCTAGTTAAG GCCAGCCTTGCCTTTTCTGCTATTAGAGATAGAAAAGCTATTGGAAAAGTGATGATTGCATTTGATGGTGGAAGAAGTATGACATCTAAGCTATAA
- the LOC8276637 gene encoding quinone oxidoreductase-like protein 2 homolog isoform X1, whose protein sequence is MEALVCKRLGDPVEQNSPPIEITKNHPIPQLDSPTAVRVRVKATSLNYANYLQILGKYQEKPPLPFIPGSDYSGIVDAVAPNVSAFKVGDRVCSFASLGSFAQFIVADQSQLYPVPEGCDLVAAAALPVAFGTSHVALVHRAHLTSSQVLLVLGAAGGVGLSAVQIGKVCGAIIVAVVRGFEKVELLKSLGVDHVVDSSKENVIASVKDFLLSKKLKGVDVLYDPVGGKLTKDSLKLLNWGAQILVIGFASGEIPVIPANIALVKNWTIHGLYWGSYRIHRPGVLEDSLRELLSWMAKGQITIHISHTYSLAEASLAFSAIRDRKAIGKVMIAFDGGRSMTSKL, encoded by the exons atggaagCTCTGGTCTGTAAGAGATTGGGGGATCCAGTGGAGCAAAATTCACCCCCAATTGAAATAACAAAAAACCATCCGATCCCGCAACTCGACTCCCCAACTGCTGTGAGAGTAAGAGTGAAAGCCACGAGCTTGAACTATGCCAATTACCTTCAGATATTGGGGAAATACCAAGAAAAGCCTCCTCTCCCTTTTATCCCTGGCTCTGATTACTCTGGTATTGTTGATGCCGTAGCTCCTAATGTCTCTGCTTTCAAAGTCGGCGACCGCGTCTGTTCCTTTGCCTCCCTCGGCTCCTTTGCTCAATTTATCGTTGCCGATCAATCCCAACT gtatccTGTGCCAGAAGGGTGTGATCTGGTGGCTGCTGCTGCACTCCCCGTTGCTTTTGGAACCTCCCATGTCGCTCTTGTTCACCGAGCTCACTTGACCTCTTCTCAAGTGTTGCTGGTTCTTGGTGCTGCTGGAGGTGTTGGCCTTTCTGCTGTTCAGATTGGCAAGGTTTGCGGTGCCATTATTGTTGCCGTTGTCAG GGGATTTGAAAAGGTAGAGCTTTTGAAGTCCTTGGGAGTTGATCATGTAGTTGATTCCAGCAAAGAAAATGTAATAGCAAGTGTCAAGGACTTTCTCTTGTCAAAAAAGCTTAAAGGCGTCGATGTTTTGTATGATCCTGTTGGAGGCAAGCTCACTAAAGATTCCTTGAAGCTTTTGAATTGGGGTGCTCAAATTTTGGTCATTGGTTTTGCCAGTGGGGAGATACCTGTCATCCCTGCTAATATTGCTCTAGTTAAG AATTGGACCATACATGGACTTTACTGGGGTAGCTATAGAATACATCGACCGGGTGTTCTTGAAGATTCTCTAAGAGAGTTACTCTCCTGGATGGCAAAGGGCCAAATTACCATCCACATTTCTCATACGTACAGCCTGGCGGAG GCCAGCCTTGCCTTTTCTGCTATTAGAGATAGAAAAGCTATTGGAAAAGTGATGATTGCATTTGATGGTGGAAGAAGTATGACATCTAAGCTATAA
- the LOC8276636 gene encoding putative F-box protein At1g19160 translates to MMLPGNIIQDILSRLDVKSLMRLRCVCKTWFNLISSSSFQDLHRSRSHHNLLFLFRSTSSSFHNRFFFYSFCSLDVTGSLGARFSVKVDDPIKLVLPSCSGLVCFATDTRIYVCNPATRQILALPVSPQRTSIAGFGFGYVDSIKGYKVVRLIHRPITHTIECSVFTITSDPKNSNSNSSSWTLLDEGCPYLVEQFSYPVFAKDCIFWKINRRSHRQLRRSNDYIVSFNVRDNKFSTLTHPADWRHISSHFTQLADLGGTLCMVEISTCSVVIWVLKDHHNCFWHKGGLIDIKGIDRRLVGEVKCLRNGEIIFSSLANILLFYDVNQKRFRQVTLPVRALDFGIYWESFFSLGPAALV, encoded by the coding sequence atgatgCTGCCTGGAAATATCATACAAGACATTCTATCAAGACTTGATGTGAAAAGTCTGATGAGATTAAGGTGTGTATGCAAGACTTGGTTCAACCTTATTTCAAGCTCTTCTTTTCAAGACTTGCACCGCTCTAGATCTCACCATAACCTCCTTTTCCTCTTCCGCTCCACCTCCTCCTCCTTTCACAATcgcttctttttttattccttttgcTCCCTTGATGTTACCGGCTCCTTGGGCGCTAGATTCTCTGTCAAGGTCGATGACCCTATTAAGCTTGTCCTCCCTAGCTGCTCTGGCTTAGTTTGTTTCGCCACCGATACCCGTATTTATGTCTGTAATCCTGCTACTCGTCAGATTCTAGCATTGCCCGTCTCTCCCCAACGCACTTCCATTGCAGGTTTTGGCTTCGGATATGTCGACTCAATCAAGGGTTACAAGGTGGTTCGATTAATTCATCGACCCATCACCCACACGATTGAATGCTCTGTTTTTACCATTACCAGTGATCCCAAGAATTCCAATTCcaattcttcttcttggacTCTTTTGGACGAAGGCTGCCCTTATTTGGTTGAGCAGTTCAGTTATCCAGTTTTTGCCAAGGACTGCATCTTTTGGAAAATCAATCGGAGAAGTCATAGACAACTCAGGAGAAGTAATGACTACATAGTTTCTTTCAACGTCAGGGACAATAAGTTCTCAACACTTACTCATCCCGCGGATTGGAGACACATTTCCAGTCATTTTACCCAGCTGGCAGATCTTGGTGGGACGCTGTGCATGGTAGAGATTTCGACCTGCAGCGTAGTCATATGGGTGCTTAAAGATCACCACAATTGCTTTTGGCATAAAGGAGGCTTGATCGATATTAAAGGTATTGACAGGAGACTTGTTGGAGAAGTGAAGTGCCTCAGGAATGGAGAAATTATTTTCAGCTCTCTTGCTAATATTCTGCTTTTCTATGACGTCAACCAGAAAAGGTTTAGACAGGTGACTCTTCCTGTCCGCGCCCTCGATTTTGGAATTTATTGGGAAAGCTTTTTCTCCCTGGGACCTGCTGCACTAGTTTAG